The Lycium barbarum isolate Lr01 chromosome 11, ASM1917538v2, whole genome shotgun sequence genome contains the following window.
ttcctctcttgagccgagggtctttcggaaacaaccgcccTACCTTTTATTTCAAGGTGGgcttaggtctgcgtacactctaccctagCAGACCCCACgcggtgggattatactgggtttgtTATCGTCGTAGTCGTCTCCTCCTCTTTACATCTTTGTCTGTATATCTTGTTTTATATTATTCTATTCTATTTTGCTCTCTCAATTTACAACGGTGGTATTATAAATTTGGACGGAGACAGTAATTATGAAAATTCCCCATTTACCATGAAACCCGATTCCCGCTCGAAGTCGAAGGAAATAGGGGATCTAATGCCGGCGCTGAAATAAGGTCATGGACGACGTCGATCGCTTATTCCACTGCTTCAAATGCGGCATTTCTCTCCCTGGTAATCCCCTCTTCCCTTTTCTCATCAATTATTATTCTAAACTTTGCTTTTTTCCTTTCAACAATACCATTTCCATGCCAATGTTTTGATCTTTTCTACATTACTGGGCAAAGGGTTGTTTTGAACCGCCTAAAATCTGTCTTTTACAATTTTTGGGACTAATACTGTATATTGCGTGTCAGAAATGTTTACAAGACTGTGGTTTATTTGTCAACGGGACCAATTTGAACTGCTTCGGTTGAGCAGCAAAATTTAGAAAGTAGAAAATATTGATGCCTTACGTTGCTGTTTGTCCACATCTTCTCTATTTTGTGGTTGTTAATTTTAGAATCAGCAATAAGAGAAAGGAAAAAGGGAAAGCTGAGTGTGAAACAAAATGATACATTGGAAAAGCTATCAACATCTTCAGATATTTTGTCGTCAACATCAAAGGGAAAGAAGGTCCAAAATGCAACAGATGTTGACTTCAATGTACATACTCCATTTCTTCCTTTTATCTGTTTTCTTTCCCATACACTTTCTTAATTGACATAGTTTCTTAAATTGCTACAAACTGAAATTTGAAGATTCTTGTTGTAGGTCGGTTCATTAACAGCAAATATACAAAGTAAGAAGAAGGGACCTCAGTTCTCTCCCCTTGTATTTTATGGTTCTCCACATGGAGTTCCTCCAAAAAGACCTGCTCGTTTGTTGCGCCTTTTGAATGAAATCCGTGTAGATTTTAACGAGCAAAATAAATTAAGGTAATTCAAATTCATTCTTTTACCTACTATTGATGGTTAAgtaaattttttttaaatgtatacTTCCCTGTGTTGTGTTTAACTAGACAAGATATATGGGCCACATTTCCAAGGCAAGATGAAGCTATCAAGTATGCCAAAGAGCAAACTAATGCTCATGTTTTCAGTTACCAGGATCATATGAATGGTCAAAGAAGATTCCTTGTCTCCACATATAAAGAGTTCTGGAGAAGGTAAGTTTCCTCGGCTGTATCTGCATTAAAATATGTAAAAAGATTATATCTCCCCCGTTTCCTAAACTTTGTTTGTGTTCATGTTTTTGATTAGGTACGAAACTATGAATCCTAAATTTCGGCACCACTATGAAGTAATCCAGGAGGTAATCTTTTGTAGTTTTCCTGTCAAAACAATGAAGAAGTGCATATATATGAAATTTATCATCAGGTGCTGCTGCTGATAAACATAACTAGGGATCACAGTAAAGAAGTGCATAGGAGGTAATCTTTTGTAGTTTTCCTGTCAAAACAATAAGGAGTTGCATAGTACTCCAGTAGGTAATCTTTTGTAATTTATCACCACTGTGGAATGGCTTAGTGAAAGTTCATTCCAGAATCTTTTGAACTTTCCTTGATTTTGTCACATGATGAATTACGTGCACTTGTATATCCAAAGAATACTTGGGATCATATTATCCTATCTTTATATATGTGTGTCTGTGTAGAGAGGGAGAGAGACATGCTACCTTTACCTGATTAATATAAAAAGAGCAGCTGCTGATGTCAAACTGTTATATCCTATTTTCAGGGATTGCCATGCCATCTCTACTTTGATCTGGAGTTCAACAAGAGAGAGAATGCGGATAAAAATGGAGATGAAATGGTTGACCTTCTGATACAGGTCGTCTTTGATGCGGTCAAGGAAAAGTACTGTCTTGAAGGAAACAATGATTGGGTTGTGGAGCTCGATTCCTCCAATGAAGGTAGGATGTTAATGGACGGTTCTATCTAGTATTTAAGCTGTGCGCAGAATGATATCGATATGATATGTAGGTATGCATGTTTATATTATtgtttatttatatgtatattttattgGTGCGAAACATGTCCGTCCACTCATTTCTGTGGAAATAAGCTAGAATATCTGGTATGAAAGCCTAGTAAAGTGTACAAAAAATTAAATCAGCTCATGTTTATGCAAGTGATATTAGGATTCCACTTGGCAATATGGCAAAGATAACTTCTTTGACTAAAGTGGAACGTCGGGATGGGTTGTGATGCACCTATATGTCACTGTAATATTTTTCCAGTTACTTGTCCCTTAGTCTGACTTGCTTGATTACCTGTATCATTATCTGGTGACAAACGAATACCTCGAAATGGGCTTTTACATGTTCATATCGAAGAATAATTCTCTTCAGTACACCTTACTCTTGTGAAACTCTTTCCTTGCCTATTTGTCAACTTTATTTTCCTATGTGATATTCATAGGAAAATGTTCTCTTTTCGTGGAACACCTTTTCATTAGATTTCATGCTGATTTTCAATATCCCAGGATCTTCCTGTTGATGCACAAACATATTACTACAGCAAAATCTGCATTTAAAACAGGAAGCAATTTTAGCCAAATATGATTATTTTGTGGATCAAATGGGGCACATGATTTGGTTAGGAACTGAATTAAATTGTAGTATATGGGAGAACTATCATAGGATCTGACGCAGAATACTTCTTTGCTATCAATAAGATTGTACTACGACTTCTCTACATTATTGTAATCAATATTAACATAAAGCTTTACTGGCAGAAAAATTTTCTCGTCATCTAATTATTCGATTTCCAAAGGCTGCTTTCAAGGACAACTCGCATGCAGGTGCATTTGTTACTGAGGTATCATACTCATCGGCTTCATCCTGCTAAGGCCCTGCATATTTTCAGTTTGTCATTTTGTGCAGGTCAAGTTTTTAGTTGTTCAACTTGTATCCCGCTATTTTTTGTTCATATCTTGTTCGGAAGAATACTACTGCAAATGATTGGTTattaaatttttttcttcttattctcTTTTTGAGTGTAGAATCAGTTATCAATTTTTGTGCCCTATTGTCAGATATGTTCAAGGATCAGTAGGTTAAGTGAAAGTGATGGAATATTTAGAAAGCTTTTTGTCTCAAAGGATTCAAGCTCAATCAATATTCCATTTCAACTGTTTGTGGATAAAGCTGTCTACTCTAGAAATCGCTGCTTTCGCCTAGCCTTGTCATCTAAAGCTGGGAAGAGTTCAGTGCTTCTGCCAAGTGGACGTTTTAAATGTAAGGACATGGTATGCAACTTTTTACTCTGATGGTGTTCATTACTAGGTTGATTATGTTAGTAGGTGGACAATTTGTCTTCTGCATGAATCATTTAGTCCAGGTGATTGGTAACTTGTACTGTTATATCAGTCTCAGATTTTATCTAACAAAAAGATTTGTGGTAGTAAATGATCTTTAAACTTAAATGCAACTAAAGTTAAACCACATAACTACTAGGATCTTATTAAAATCTTATTTAATATTGTGCTTCATGTACATATCATCGCTCCACTTGCTTATTGCTTAGAAGCATTCCACTAACTTTTCTCTAAAGTTAATTTAATATAATTCATGAATCTCATTAAAAGCCGTGTCGCTGAAACCTTGTAAACAAGCTAATATTTAAACTTAAGTGGCAATTGATAATTAGTAATAGGTTCCCATCTTACTGTCTCTTCTGGAGCTTTAGTTGCTGAACATTTTCCAGTAAATCTGTCAAGTAAAACAAGCTCTGCTTCTACAAGAGCACACAGGTTATGAGGTCTTTGCCATTTTAACCAGTAGAGGTAGATATATTGAAGAATAATTTGGTTGAGGTAGGTTCATTGCATGGGAACTTATCAAGAACTGGTGTTTTTTGTCTTTTATTGCAAAAGATTCCCATGAAGATGTGTTTGTTAGCAGTTTAAATAAATGATTCTGAAGTGTTTGCTTATGTAATAACCTATACCTATAATATTTGTTGGAATAATAGAGACGGGTTCAGAGGGATATGGCTCGAGCTACTTCAATGGAGATCTCCTATGGGTCATAATCATTTCGCATAGAACTTTTTACTGACATTCACTGTGTCTAAGCTGGCTGATTTCTTGAGTTTCCCTAGGGATTACTGCTACTTGTATTGACAATAAAGTCAATTTTCCATTGAACTCTTCAGTTTAGCTGTCTTTATACTGAGACTGAATGGATCTTTTATTTTTCTACCAAAGGATCTATATGATTGATTTGGTGAAGCCAAACCTTCACTTTATAGATGAAGCGGCAACCTGCAGAATGTTCATTACATAATGAAGATTATGCATTATAAGCTATTAACTCATCGGAAAAGAATACCTGAAAATCATTTCCAACTTTTACttatcagaaaaagaaaaaactgaAAGTCATTACCGTGAATCCTGGTCTCTTATGTACTAGAAATCTCTGGTGCTCAAATAAAATAGACAATGAAAGAAAAACCTCAAATCAATCAAAGAACATAATATTTTTTAACATTATGATGTAGTGTACTCAAACAGCACCACATGAATGATTACTTCTTTATATTCCTCCTTTTGTTTGGGGATATAGTCTCCTGCTATACTGCATCAGGGTGGGACGAGAGCAGTATAAAGTTAGATGAAGGTTTATTATGTTTTATGAGATGCTGGAATGTTTTTACCCTCTTTCCTTCTTTAGAAGTGCTAAATTTTACTCTTCCATTTTATATGGTGATATTTGATAGGGTATGAGTTAAGATGTTGATTTAACTTTATTTGATAGGGTATGAGTTAAGATGTTGATTTAACTTGTATATGATGTTAATGGTAGTGGAAGGAGACATCAAAGTTTAAAATTTGAGTAGTTAAATGAATTTGAATTCTTAAGTAGGTGTGTGGCCATATAcaccaaatatttttcattttatttggactttttgaagttggagttgggtTTGGTTGTAACCTTTGctaagaatatttggttgtttgaatgtagttttcctaaaaacatgaaatatgattcataCCCCCGATTTCTAGAAACCAACAAAACCACCCAACTTGATTAATTTACCTGATAGATACAACCAAATCTGCTTTGAAAGAGTAATATCTCATAATGGATAATCACATAATGTCATTAATTGGATCCCATATATTTTTTCTAAGTACAAAAAAATTCCATCACTAATTAAAATGTCATGATTAATATATATTTCACTCTTTTTAAATCTATCTAATAAATAAAAACTCAATTAAAAAGATCCGATCCGACCCGACCCGAACCAAAACCCAAACCGGTGGCACACTAGATCAAATTGAAATGGGGTCGTTTTTATAATAGCAAAAACTTtagggtaaatttgaaaaaagaaaaatcaaaaagTGAGATGGGAAAAAGTGAAAACAGGTTTCGAGGTGTTttccaaatacaatttcaagttgcatttggaattttcatggccaaacgctgattttcaaataaagtgaaaaaacaaatttccggaaaaaagtgaataattctcatggacaAACGGCTCCTTATGTTGTGAAAGTTATATAGACTGATATTATTACAAGAATGTTGCCGAACATGTTGGAATATCTCAAAATGAAAGAGTGTAATTTACATTGGAACTATAGGATCTTTTAAGAGAATCTATAGAGCATACGGTCTTGCTTAAACCAGTTATTTTTACACATAATATATACTTGTTCTAATAGCCAGCAGAAGCTGGCTTCTAAAAGTGGTAGTTCATGATCTGAGAAGAACATAAGACCCAAAAATGATCAATATGTGCTGTGCTCTACAGCAAGCTACATTTCAATAAATGtcactacaatatatatatatatatatatatatatatatatatattatcactacaaAAATATTCTAGATAAGGAAATGGGAAGTATGTCCATGGTTGTTAAAAACCATCTATGAAAACCGTTTAGTATGCTTCACATGTGATATGTGCTTGTAGTTTAACCCCAGAGGCTTTTCAACTTATAACAGACTGAGGAAGAAGTGTTTATGGCATCCTTGATTTGCAACATGGATGCTGGTTTTGAGAAGCTACTGATCTGCAAAATGGATCTAGATTGCTTGAAGGCCCTTCAATTTGATACAGAGGTAGCTCCTCTTTACTTACTATTTATAGCTCTCATATTTGTagccgagggtctattggaaacagcctctctacctcccaaggtaggagtaaggtctgcgtacactctatcctccccagaccccacctgtgggattacactgggtatgttgttgttgtagctctCAGATTTCCtcacttcaaaatctatttttGGTGTTTAATGGACTTTATAGTAGCCTCTTCtgggtttttattttttcaaagaaCAGAAATAAGTTCAATAACTACTAATGTGGAGTTTATCCTCACACCAGTGGCAGTAGTCAGATTTAGAGTTGTAACTGCCGTCATCATGTAGGGAAGCTCCGGTTGTTTGCACTCTAAAGGGCTCAAAATCATTTCTTATGCAGAGTACCGGGAATTTCCAACTGCATTCTGCTGTTTCACTGAACTTTGACCTAAATGCTTGTACAAGTGATCCTTCAAGAACTTATTTGATGGGAAAATCACCGTTTCCATATCTGGATGTGTTTGTAGAGTCTGTTGCTTCAATTGGAACTATACCAGGTGACACCCAAAACTTTCAGCTTCTTCAGAGCAGACAAACATGGATGACTTCTGTTTCACTTCTCCCTCCATCCTAATCCTTTTTTATTGTTAGCATGTGTGCTTTGTTGAATAAATTGGACTGTGCTTGCATGTGAAACATTTAGTTTCTTTTTATATCTTGTATTTTACGTTTTGTATATATGTAATTATTCGTTGCAACTATATCCATGTTTCTTCATAGCAGGAAGTCAAAATAGAAGCATTAGTATATTATTCAATTTAAGTGCCCATCCCTTCATGTTAAAGTTTTGCAAGAATATACTGCAAATTGTGAATGAGCCTCCCTCCCGTATTTTTTCTTACTAGATAGGGAGAGAGCGTACAGGGGGTGTTTCCTAAGACCCCGCCATTATTTTGTTTGGCTATTGATTTTGACTGTTATCAGAATACTAGTTgcttttctctcttttctttgtaCTTTGACGGGTCATTTCGTTTGTGGACAAGTTATACAAAGATTATAATGTACGAGGATTATAATATGGTGAAATGTAGCCAGTTGATAATTATATTTGCTTCGGAAATGTTTGGTTCATTGTATTAACATTTAGATATGATGTGTATCATCTAAAACATGTGTTTGGTTTTAAATTGGAAATGTTGTTTCCGATAAAGTGGCAGTAAATCTCAATGTGCTTAGTCCTCTCATGAAATAACTTGATTTGATGCGATATGAAGGGCTGCTTGGTTATCACACACAAGTTCCATCTGACGAATTCTCCAATTTTAGTTCTCTGAGCAACTATTTAATCCAAACTAGCTCACAAGTTGCTACAATCATTGCTCCATATTCCGCTTTTGCACTAGATCGAGCTACCACACTCTGTTTCTTACTTTCTTCTTGGACACCAAATTACCTCCTATTAATACACAATATTTGGATGTAGAACGTCTTTTAAAAGGCGATCCTGCCCAATCAACGTGTGTAGATCCAACAATTTGCTCACGACCTCAATCCTCAAAAAGTAGTCCTTTGCTTGGGCTGACATTATATATCGCAGAATGCAGACAATTGCATCCCAATGGCTATCACAGGGAGAAACTGATTTACAACATACACAGTAAAAGAAATGGCAGGTCTGTCACTGTTCGATAATTCAACTTACCAACCAACCACCTATATCTTTCGGGATCACTGAGTGGCTCCCCCTTTTCAGGCAGGAGTGTAGCATTCAAATCTATAAGAGTGGTCAATGGGTCTACAACCGATCATTCTTGTCTCCTTAAGAATATCTAAGGCATACTTTTATTGTGAAACATCAATGCGTGATCTAGACTGAGCAACCTCTATACCTAGAAAATACTTCAGTCTGCCGAGGTCTTTAGTCTGGAAATGTTGAAAGGGATGTTGCTTTAAATTTGATATGATCCTAGGAAGCTCATGGACGATTATGAAGGCTAAAACCCGCGTTAGAGCTTTGGATGTGCATTTCCGTGTTACACACCCTTGGAAGAGGAAGATAGGGCCTTTGGAGGCCATTGACGAGCAAGCCACAAGGGTGTGGACGATTGCTTTGAAGAGACATGGAGATGAAGGCCCATTAATTGAAGCCACACAAAGTGGCTAGAAGTGAAAACATGGCTAGAAGTGCAATTTGTGGCTAGGAGTGCAAACTCGAGGCTAGGATTGCAATTCAAGTGAAGAAGGGCCCATGTGGGGTTATTTCCGCAAAGGCCACTTTTGGGTCTTTGTTGTAATAGGGCCTAGTAGTTAATTGCCAAATGTGGCTAGTAGTTAATAGTGTGGCTATGCATGTAAAGACAAAACTATATAAGCTTTCCTTAGCCTATTTTCATTCCTTAGCTTGAGATTTATGATGAAACTCTTATGAGTGTATTTTCTCCTTGTATGGAGCTAGTTTAGCTAGGATTAGCTAGTATTAGGATTAGTGGGTGGATTCCCTTAACTCTTACCTTGAATCTCTCTTGGATAATCTAGGATTAGATTTCCCTGTATGAGTTCAAGTCTTTTCTTCCTTGGAATGAATTCATCTTAGATTGTTGATTAATAGGTGTAGGTTTCCTTTCCTATGTTGATTAGTCACAATTGTAGTTGATTAATTCCCTTCTTTCTTCTAAATCTCATCTCCTTTTCTTCTATTCTCATCTCTAAATTTGTATGTATCTTAATTTCCGCATTTGTTGTTTGATTCGGTGTTTATCCTAAGCAGAATCGTATCATTTAGTAATACCATCCTGATAATTGTCGGTGATAAcgatatcgtcaacataaaccacCGTAGCTTGTCGCCATCCTGGATGAGTAAGTGCTTCACCTCTAGACTTGGGGATAATTGAGGACAAAGATGATACAACGGCTTAATAGGGTGATGACAAGCGATGATAACATAAAAAGGTATAATGAGGGTTAGTATTACGAGTGGATCGTATACTTTTTCAAAGTGCAATTGATTGACTAGGAGAAGACAAGTTCCGCAGTAGGAGCATGGTCCGGCGCAAGACATGAATCATCTAGGCTTGATGCTGGATGTGGACAATGATAGGTCAGGGGTGGTAGCACTGTGGTTGGAGATGTAGAAGTAACTCTAGATTCCTCAAAAGTTGGTATAGGTAAGACCTCAGAGATATCATAATGATTAGAAGAAGGTGTAAAGTAAGGTCGAGACTCAAAAAATGCGACATCAGAAGATCAAGTGAGTAGAAACGATACCCTTTTTGAACCTGAGCATAACCAAGAAAGACACATTTGAGAGCGCCGGGGGCTAATTTATCTTTTCCAGGGGCTAAGTTATGAACAAAACATGCGCTCCCAAGGACACGAGGGGGAATAGAGTATAGAGTTGAGTGGGGAAACAATACTGAATAAGGAATCTGATTCTGAATCGAAGATGAGGGTATCAGATTAATTAAATAGCAAGACGTGCGAACTGCATTGCCTCAAAGACGCAACAGAACATGGGATTGAATGAGAAGACTGCGAGCAGTCTCAATAAGATACCTATGCTTTCTCTCTGCTATCCCATTCTCCTGGTGTACGGACAAGTTGTCTGATGAATAATATCTTGGTGACTCATAAATTGCTGAAACTGGAAGGATACATATTCTAAGGCATTATCACTACGAAATATACGAATGGAAACATCAAATTGATTTTGTATTTCAACATAAAAACTATTGAATATAGAAAACAACCCAGAACGATTTTCATTAAGAAAATCTAAGTACATCTTGAATAATCATCAACAAAACTAACAAAATAATGAAATCCTTAGGTTGAACCGACTCTACTAGGACCCCAAATTTCAGAATGAATTAATGAAAAACAGATTCTGCACGACTCTCAGCAGTACGTGGAAAGGTAGTGCGGGTGTGCTTCTCAAGTTGACATGACTCAAAATCTGATGTAGACATTCTATACAAACTAGGCACCATCTTCTGTAGCTTGAATAAACTCGGATGTCCCAAACATCTATGAATTAATTCTGGAGGATCTGTAATTGCACATGCTGTGGAGGAACTAGGAGAGGAAAGGTAGTAGAGGCCTTGTGATTCATGCCCGGTGTttctcccaaacgcacacgcaagcatacgtggtcgtacaagtaatatagtgattttagaaatcggatgtcgaacccacatagacttatgattaactatttgtTTAATTAAACAATCCTAATTATCTATAGAAGCGATGAAATCCGCAAGTCGTGTTTCTAAActaattaaaataaacaaaaaacaaaTAGTGAACTTCAACCTAGAAAGAGCAGATTTTTATGTTATCAATGCGATGAATGTTCCAGGGTTGCTGTGggttcaccaatcctattgaggTCTTGAACTATTTCTCTTCAATTCAAATTATTGACGGTTGCTAATTAACCGGATTATTAACTCTCGTAGCATTTTCCCGAACTACTACTCGCCTATTCAAAACAGTTCGCCGCCTATATTTTTATGGAATTGACCTGTTAAGAACACAATTCGTTTACGGTATTTAATTGAATGCGGCGCCTAGATATAATCCTATCCTAGCCACAAATCCTAGCCATAGTCTAGTGAAAATCAGATCACGCTCTCTTTACTTCGCTAATCTAACAACAACTTTTCCAAGCTTGTATATTAGATAGTCGATAGAACTTAACTGTTGGCTAAACAATCAAGCAATGATGCACCGAATTAAAGAACCAATCAAAATCAACAACTCGTaataagataagaaataatcatcaaacgtcaatattcatggtttaccacaaccctagaacGAGAAGTTTAGCTCCATATAGACATGGAGGAAATATAACAAATCAtccaaaagaaaatataaaatgagtagtaaggagaagaaaaggTAAAACAATTAATCTCCAGCCTCCACGATGGCTCCtagctctctctaggtccaaagttcTACACCCTCTCAAAAACGACTTTATAATGTTATTATACCGTGTACAAATGGGCCCGGACCATAAACAGAAAAATTGGCTGAAAAATAAGCTTGGCGCCGGGCGGTGTTGCAGGGCGCTAGGCCAAAATT
Protein-coding sequences here:
- the LOC132619142 gene encoding uncharacterized protein LOC132619142 isoform X2; translated protein: MDDVDRLFHCFKCGISLPESAIRERKKGKLSVKQNDTLEKLSTSSDILSSTSKGKKVQNATDVDFNVGSLTANIQSKKKGPQFSPLVFYGSPHGVPPKRPARLLRLLNEIRVDFNEQNKLSYQDHMNGQRRFLVSTYKEFWRRYETMNPKFRHHYEVIQEGLPCHLYFDLEFNKRENADKNGDEMVDLLIQVVFDAVKEKYCLEGNNDWVVELDSSNEEKFSRHLIIRFPKAAFKDNSHAGAFVTEICSRISRLSESDGIFRKLFVSKDSSSINIPFQLFVDKAVYSRNRCFRLALSSKAGKSSVLLPSGRFKCKDMTEEEVFMASLICNMDAGFEKLLICKMDLDCLKALQFDTESTGNFQLHSAVSLNFDLNACTSDPSRTYLMGKSPFPYLDVFVESVASIGTIPGKIRSWYWFSEYALMVYNMSRNRYCERIGRQHKSNHVIYIVDLQRAVYYQKCHDPDCRGYRSPLRPVPDNVIPHSSIPFNLPGHNLDEDQPTVTGDKSIFSSCKKEWWLEAIRVADHIENVQKALDLTEDGTCEEDEWWMAVERTAYQTELSYSGKA
- the LOC132619142 gene encoding uncharacterized protein LOC132619142 isoform X1, with the protein product MDDVDRLFHCFKCGISLPESAIRERKKGKLSVKQNDTLEKLSTSSDILSSTSKGKKVQNATDVDFNVGSLTANIQSKKKGPQFSPLVFYGSPHGVPPKRPARLLRLLNEIRVDFNEQNKLRQDIWATFPRQDEAIKYAKEQTNAHVFSYQDHMNGQRRFLVSTYKEFWRRYETMNPKFRHHYEVIQEGLPCHLYFDLEFNKRENADKNGDEMVDLLIQVVFDAVKEKYCLEGNNDWVVELDSSNEEKFSRHLIIRFPKAAFKDNSHAGAFVTEICSRISRLSESDGIFRKLFVSKDSSSINIPFQLFVDKAVYSRNRCFRLALSSKAGKSSVLLPSGRFKCKDMTEEEVFMASLICNMDAGFEKLLICKMDLDCLKALQFDTESTGNFQLHSAVSLNFDLNACTSDPSRTYLMGKSPFPYLDVFVESVASIGTIPGKIRSWYWFSEYALMVYNMSRNRYCERIGRQHKSNHVIYIVDLQRAVYYQKCHDPDCRGYRSPLRPVPDNVIPHSSIPFNLPGHNLDEDQPTVTGDKSIFSSCKKEWWLEAIRVADHIENVQKALDLTEDGTCEEDEWWMAVERTAYQTELSYSGKA